The following proteins come from a genomic window of Noviherbaspirillum sp. L7-7A:
- a CDS encoding MATE family efflux transporter, whose translation MNERETTPCAGPAPTLRKHYLALLTPLILTHALQSAGGLLDGFWLGRLLGVRGIATAASFFPVFFLLLSLIIGIGAGATILAGQAWGARDTARVRRVGTTAFVAALGFGLAVALAGVWTAPWLMQALGTPPDILPGATRYARAMLLVMPCVFVAWAGLSLSRGTGDALSPMWSLLAATLVGAVCTPLLIAGTSLGAASVAVSALVAQLAALTVLIWRWHRDGHPLAPGAGWRDWKPSAKIAKSMLRIGLPAALQMLAMALAEMVLLGLVNRHGSSATAAYGAATQILGWVQFPAMSLGIAAAIFSAHAVGAGRRERLSAIVGRVCA comes from the coding sequence ATGAACGAGCGGGAAACGACACCCTGCGCCGGACCGGCGCCGACGCTGCGCAAGCACTACCTTGCGCTGCTAACCCCCCTTATTCTGACGCACGCGCTCCAAAGCGCGGGCGGACTGCTCGATGGCTTCTGGCTCGGACGCCTGCTAGGCGTACGCGGCATCGCGACGGCCGCGTCATTCTTTCCCGTGTTCTTCTTGCTGCTGTCGCTGATCATCGGAATCGGCGCCGGCGCGACCATCCTTGCTGGGCAGGCATGGGGCGCGCGTGACACTGCACGGGTGCGGCGGGTGGGTACGACGGCCTTTGTGGCCGCTCTTGGCTTCGGGCTCGCGGTCGCGCTGGCCGGTGTGTGGACTGCGCCGTGGTTGATGCAAGCTCTCGGCACGCCGCCGGACATCTTGCCGGGTGCAACCCGCTATGCGCGTGCCATGTTGCTGGTGATGCCCTGCGTGTTCGTCGCTTGGGCGGGCCTGTCTCTGAGCCGCGGCACCGGCGACGCGCTCTCGCCAATGTGGTCCTTGCTGGCCGCTACGCTGGTGGGTGCGGTGTGCACACCGCTGCTCATTGCGGGCACGTCTTTGGGCGCGGCTAGCGTAGCGGTCTCAGCGCTCGTCGCCCAGCTGGCTGCGCTAACTGTATTGATTTGGCGCTGGCATCGAGACGGCCATCCGCTCGCCCCCGGTGCCGGATGGAGGGACTGGAAGCCGAGTGCGAAAATCGCCAAAAGCATGCTGCGCATTGGCCTGCCGGCCGCATTGCAGATGCTGGCGATGGCGCTTGCCGAGATGGTGCTGCTTGGCCTGGTGAACCGTCATGGGTCGAGCGCGACCGCTGCCTATGGCGCGGCGACGCAGATCTTAGGCTGGGTACAGTTTCCGGCGATGAGCCTGGGCATTGCCGCGGCGATCTTCAGCGCACATGCAGTTGGCGCGGGACGGCGCGAAAGGCTGTCGGCGATTGTGGGGCGGGTCTGCGCCTGA
- a CDS encoding DUF2239 family protein: protein MNQATSLTYTAFLDGHFLSTGPLQKVAVAMLRAHSAQTGGHLLVFSNVSGQSVDLDLRGGEEAVAARYTVAAPTQAPKGRGRPKLGVVAREVTLLPEHWDWLAAQPGGASVALRKLVHEARRNGGNRNRTRQAHERAYQAMSTLAGNLAGFEEASRALFAGDYERLVAQMATWPEDVQAYVQQLAEVPTA, encoded by the coding sequence ATGAACCAAGCCACATCACTTACTTACACCGCTTTCTTAGATGGGCATTTCCTCTCCACCGGTCCACTGCAGAAGGTAGCAGTAGCCATGCTGCGGGCGCATTCAGCGCAAACCGGGGGGCATCTGCTGGTCTTTAGCAACGTCAGCGGCCAGTCGGTCGACCTGGACCTGCGCGGCGGCGAGGAAGCAGTCGCTGCGCGCTACACCGTGGCTGCACCAACGCAAGCGCCCAAGGGCCGAGGTCGGCCTAAGCTCGGCGTCGTCGCGCGGGAAGTAACGCTGCTGCCGGAACATTGGGACTGGCTCGCGGCGCAACCAGGCGGCGCCTCCGTGGCCTTGCGCAAGCTCGTGCACGAAGCGCGGCGCAACGGCGGCAACCGGAACCGGACACGCCAGGCGCATGAGCGCGCATATCAGGCTATGTCGACGCTGGCCGGCAACCTTGCCGGCTTCGAGGAAGCATCGCGGGCGCTGTTCGCCGGCGACTACGAGCGGCTAGTGGCGCAGATGGCCACATGGCCGGAAGACGTGCAGGCCTATGTGCAGCAGCTTGCTGAAGTGCCAACCGCCTAA
- a CDS encoding IS110 family transposase: MNLHTNDCLIVVIDDHDKVLLEKRVPNDLAGILQLLAAYRHDLAGVVEESTYNWHWLVDGLIDAGYEVKLANPSAIKKYEGLKHSGDEADARYLAHLLRLGILPTGSILPPELRATRDLAKKRMQLVRSRTQHILAAENITAREYGSRISSNQVMPLDAEDVDAMPLPEDVKYALKANVAVVKAISEQIKMLEKRIQERVISSAEYRLLRSVPGIGKMLAPVILLETGPIDRFKQVGNFVSYARCLDSEHSSNGKKKGEGNTKNGDKYLAWAFIEAANFARRYNNQARRFYKRKKAKTNTAVATKALAHKLARACYHIMKDGKPFEVGRCKLLERKNFGRAPHQDDLDPPYRTVARSVHADRVPPSPGHPAMPAVKLIE, from the coding sequence ATCAATCTGCACACCAATGATTGCCTTATCGTGGTCATCGATGACCACGATAAGGTTTTGCTTGAGAAGCGTGTTCCAAACGATTTGGCGGGGATATTGCAATTGCTCGCTGCCTACCGACATGACTTGGCTGGTGTCGTTGAGGAATCGACCTACAACTGGCACTGGCTCGTCGACGGGCTGATAGACGCCGGTTACGAAGTGAAGCTGGCTAATCCATCCGCCATCAAGAAATACGAAGGGCTCAAACACAGCGGCGACGAAGCGGACGCTCGCTACCTGGCTCACCTGCTGCGCCTTGGCATTCTCCCGACGGGCTCCATCTTGCCACCAGAGCTGCGCGCGACCCGCGATCTGGCGAAAAAGCGCATGCAACTGGTGCGTAGCCGCACCCAACATATCCTGGCAGCAGAGAACATCACCGCGCGAGAGTATGGCAGCCGCATCAGCAGCAACCAAGTTATGCCACTGGACGCTGAAGACGTTGACGCAATGCCACTACCCGAGGATGTCAAATACGCGCTAAAAGCGAACGTTGCGGTGGTCAAGGCAATCAGCGAACAAATCAAAATGCTTGAGAAACGGATTCAGGAACGAGTCATATCCAGCGCAGAATACCGACTGCTCCGGAGTGTGCCAGGGATCGGCAAGATGTTAGCGCCAGTCATTCTGCTGGAGACGGGCCCGATCGACCGTTTCAAGCAGGTGGGCAACTTCGTGTCGTATGCCCGGTGCTTGGACAGCGAACACTCCAGCAATGGCAAGAAAAAAGGCGAAGGCAACACCAAGAACGGCGACAAGTATCTGGCCTGGGCATTTATTGAAGCAGCCAACTTTGCGCGGCGCTATAACAATCAGGCACGACGGTTCTACAAGCGCAAGAAGGCAAAAACGAACACGGCAGTCGCCACGAAAGCGCTCGCCCACAAGCTGGCTCGAGCGTGCTACCACATCATGAAGGACGGCAAGCCGTTTGAGGTTGGCCGCTGCAAACTTTTGGAACGCAAAAACTTCGGCCGAGCGCCGCACCAAGATGATCTCGACCCTCCCTATCGAACGGTCGCACGCAGTGTGCACGCTGACCGCGTTCCGCCGTCGCCAGGGCATCCTGCCATGCCGGCCGTAAAGCTAATCGAGTAG
- a CDS encoding class I SAM-dependent methyltransferase, protein MRQALHPAWRFLLLLTLAAPAWAQLVPPQGLDVPYEPSPQAVVQTMLKLAEVTGDDVLYDLGSGDGRIVISAAKANGARGVGIDLDPRRIDEANANAKAAGVEGKVQFRVGDLYTSDFSEASVVTLFLWPQVNRKLRPILWRQLKPGTRVVSYIWDMGEEWPPQKTVRIGGKPVYLWTITEAVKARAVR, encoded by the coding sequence ATGAGACAGGCACTTCATCCTGCATGGCGTTTTCTGCTGCTGCTGACGCTGGCCGCACCAGCCTGGGCACAGCTGGTTCCCCCGCAGGGACTGGATGTTCCCTACGAACCTTCACCGCAAGCCGTGGTGCAGACCATGCTGAAGTTGGCGGAGGTCACCGGCGACGACGTGCTGTACGACTTGGGCAGCGGCGACGGCCGCATCGTTATCAGCGCGGCAAAAGCCAACGGCGCCAGGGGCGTGGGCATCGACCTCGACCCGCGCCGGATCGATGAGGCCAACGCCAATGCCAAGGCCGCAGGTGTGGAGGGCAAGGTACAATTCAGGGTGGGTGATCTCTACACCAGTGATTTTTCAGAAGCGAGCGTGGTAACACTGTTCCTATGGCCGCAGGTCAACCGCAAGCTGCGCCCAATACTATGGCGGCAGTTGAAGCCGGGTACACGGGTGGTGTCTTATATCTGGGACATGGGCGAGGAATGGCCCCCGCAAAAGACAGTGCGCATCGGCGGCAAGCCCGTTTATCTGTGGACCATCACCGAGGCCGTCAAGGCACGGGCTGTGCGTTAG
- a CDS encoding serine hydrolase domain-containing protein — protein MELYENGHCCRSTTSGAEQGAVIRRTVHGGPFTLRQLLRHQAGLPDYGVLPAYHAAVNRGDAPWSEEIMLERVEAQRLRHKPGSAWSYSNIGYCYVRHLIERSAGEEFGIALQRLVLHPLGLKQVQLARTKYDLNGVEMGEVIAYDPRWVYHGLLVGPLGDATLLLHRLMTENLLRKDLLIAMLDGETLGGPIAGRPWLSPGYGLGVMAGKVNGGLSVAGHTGSGPGSCIAVYRDIRSGTQSCCATFSAGSHVGSIETEAVCLLASVAPNG, from the coding sequence GTGGAGCTTTACGAAAACGGTCATTGCTGCCGCAGCACTACTTCAGGTGCAGAACAAGGCGCTGTCATTAGACGAACCGTACATGGAGGACCGTTTACTCTCCGGCAGCTGTTGAGGCACCAGGCAGGACTCCCGGATTACGGAGTCCTGCCTGCCTATCATGCCGCTGTTAACCGCGGCGACGCCCCGTGGAGTGAGGAAATAATGCTGGAACGCGTGGAAGCACAGCGGTTGCGTCACAAGCCAGGTAGCGCATGGTCCTACTCCAATATCGGGTATTGTTACGTACGTCACCTTATTGAGCGTAGTGCAGGCGAGGAATTCGGAATTGCGCTGCAGAGGCTGGTTCTTCATCCGCTGGGTCTTAAACAGGTACAGCTTGCCCGTACAAAATATGATCTCAATGGCGTCGAGATGGGCGAGGTAATAGCTTATGATCCACGCTGGGTGTACCACGGTTTGCTTGTCGGTCCCCTCGGTGATGCGACTCTCTTGTTGCATCGGCTGATGACGGAAAACCTGCTTCGCAAGGATTTATTGATAGCCATGCTCGATGGGGAAACCCTTGGCGGACCGATCGCTGGCCGGCCATGGTTATCTCCCGGATATGGATTAGGCGTCATGGCAGGAAAAGTCAACGGTGGCTTATCGGTGGCTGGACATACCGGCAGTGGACCCGGCAGCTGCATCGCCGTGTACCGTGATATTCGTTCAGGCACGCAATCATGTTGCGCGACATTTTCGGCCGGCTCTCATGTCGGCAGTATTGAAACCGAAGCCGTATGTCTACTCGCGTCAGTGGCACCTAATGGGTGA
- a CDS encoding DUF3089 domain-containing protein — protein sequence MRQTTLPIPVGALAAVLLTACGTAPTASTPAPASVATAVPAKSASAGGNDYSDGANWLCLPGSSDACSINLDASLFKPGGEPAGRETFRAAIAPAIDCFYVYPTISNDPMPNSDMIPGPEEKRTVEHQLARFGSECRLFAPVYRQVTIRGLTSHLTGQPMAIDTQMPYLDVLAAWNQYLRLYNNGRGVVLIGHSQGARVLSDLLRQEIEGKPASAQLVSALLIGTNIGVPKGRDVGGTFRQTPLCRAPGQTGCVVSYVSFRDSSPPPANSLFGRLADGNQVACTNPASLAGGPGVLRSYLPTKTNLIGRPHDHTGFAMLARKSDAPFASPQAIARAECVQANNASYLSVTTSPAYTAVGIDIASDLYSGDRIRPEWGTHLVDIELAQGSLIGVVRSQAEAWRARSR from the coding sequence ATGAGACAAACCACCCTGCCGATCCCGGTCGGCGCGCTAGCCGCTGTTCTGCTTACAGCCTGCGGCACTGCGCCCACTGCGTCCACCCCGGCGCCTGCCTCGGTGGCGACCGCAGTACCTGCCAAGTCCGCCAGCGCTGGCGGCAACGATTATTCCGACGGCGCTAACTGGCTCTGCCTACCGGGCAGCAGCGATGCCTGCAGTATCAATCTTGATGCCAGCCTGTTCAAGCCGGGCGGCGAGCCAGCCGGGCGCGAGACCTTTCGGGCCGCTATCGCGCCGGCGATCGACTGTTTCTATGTGTATCCGACCATTTCCAACGATCCCATGCCCAACAGCGACATGATCCCCGGCCCGGAAGAAAAGCGCACTGTGGAACACCAGTTGGCTCGATTCGGCTCGGAATGCAGGCTATTCGCACCGGTGTACCGTCAGGTCACTATCCGCGGTTTAACCAGCCACCTCACCGGACAACCGATGGCGATTGATACGCAGATGCCCTACTTGGACGTACTGGCGGCATGGAACCAGTACTTGCGCCTGTACAACAACGGTCGGGGCGTGGTGCTAATCGGCCATTCGCAGGGCGCGCGCGTGTTAAGCGACCTGCTGCGTCAAGAAATTGAAGGTAAGCCGGCTAGTGCGCAACTGGTGTCAGCGCTGCTGATCGGCACCAATATCGGCGTACCAAAAGGCCGAGACGTCGGCGGCACTTTCAGGCAGACGCCGCTGTGCCGTGCGCCCGGACAGACTGGCTGCGTAGTGTCATACGTCTCCTTCCGCGATAGCTCGCCGCCGCCCGCCAACAGCCTGTTCGGTCGACTGGCGGATGGCAACCAAGTCGCTTGTACGAACCCGGCGTCGCTCGCTGGCGGGCCTGGCGTGCTGCGCTCGTACCTACCAACCAAAACCAACCTGATCGGTCGCCCACACGACCATACAGGCTTCGCAATGCTCGCACGCAAGTCAGATGCGCCGTTCGCCAGTCCACAGGCGATTGCCCGTGCCGAATGCGTTCAAGCCAACAATGCCTCCTACCTAAGCGTGACTACTTCCCCGGCCTACACCGCTGTCGGCATCGACATTGCCAGCGACCTGTATTCTGGCGACCGAATCCGCCCAGAATGGGGCACACACTTGGTCGATATCGAGCTGGCGCAGGGTAGCCTGATCGGTGTCGTGCGCAGCCAGGCAGAAGCCTGGAGAGCACGCTCCAGGTAG
- a CDS encoding ankyrin repeat domain-containing protein encodes MSKQQPNQDMSKAVQSPDERLVAAAHAGDLPAIQQAITDDANINAKVVTDRFRGEEFQSTALHLAVLYAHEAVAAYLLEKGADANVLDSANRAPLHLATIARQTNFVRMLLNAGADVNLKDAKGYSPLHSISSAGGSTEIVDLLLQRGADVNAADNGGVTPIFDAVYNAQPVLVKKLLKHGAMFNAFDNNGEQPIHFANRDNLKERGRAERTVECLALLLEAGASADAPDRHGKTLVEQCENDPRIAELVAVFKAKVGVDAALAKIQREGPQGNSGD; translated from the coding sequence ATGAGCAAGCAGCAGCCGAACCAGGATATGAGCAAGGCAGTACAGTCGCCTGATGAGCGCCTTGTCGCCGCTGCACACGCCGGCGATCTGCCTGCGATACAGCAAGCTATCACTGATGACGCCAACATCAACGCGAAGGTCGTCACGGACCGGTTCCGGGGCGAAGAATTTCAAAGCACGGCCTTGCATCTGGCGGTACTGTATGCGCACGAGGCGGTCGCTGCTTATCTCTTGGAAAAGGGTGCGGACGCGAATGTGCTCGACAGCGCTAACCGCGCACCGCTGCACCTGGCGACTATCGCGCGACAGACCAACTTCGTACGTATGCTTTTAAACGCCGGCGCCGACGTGAATCTGAAGGATGCCAAAGGATATTCGCCGCTGCACTCGATTTCCTCAGCAGGAGGCTCCACGGAGATTGTCGATCTGTTGCTTCAGCGCGGTGCCGATGTAAATGCCGCTGACAATGGCGGCGTGACCCCAATTTTTGATGCGGTGTATAACGCGCAACCGGTGCTCGTCAAAAAATTGCTTAAACATGGCGCGATGTTCAATGCGTTCGACAACAATGGCGAGCAGCCGATCCATTTTGCCAATCGAGATAACTTGAAAGAGCGTGGGAGAGCGGAACGGACAGTGGAGTGCCTCGCCCTCCTGCTCGAGGCCGGGGCGAGCGCGGACGCGCCTGATCGTCATGGCAAGACCCTGGTGGAACAATGCGAAAACGATCCGCGGATAGCAGAGCTGGTGGCAGTGTTCAAAGCCAAGGTCGGAGTTGATGCTGCGCTTGCAAAGATCCAGCGTGAAGGTCCACAGGGAAACAGCGGTGACTGA
- a CDS encoding UPF0175 family protein: protein MTIDEAVESFRQSKVVAGRAALNAGMSKVDFWAEVQKRGISLVDYDPAEIGDELKLLRE from the coding sequence ATGACCATCGATGAAGCTGTTGAGAGTTTTCGGCAAAGCAAGGTAGTGGCTGGTCGAGCAGCACTCAATGCTGGCATGAGCAAAGTCGATTTTTGGGCGGAAGTGCAGAAGCGCGGAATTTCGCTGGTTGATTACGATCCTGCCGAAATAGGCGACGAACTAAAGCTATTGCGCGAGTGA
- a CDS encoding IS1182 family transposase encodes MKRFIQGSDRAQGILLPAQLDDYVTDENPVRVIDVFVDELDLATLGFKGVTPADTGRPAYHPADLLKLYIYGYLNRIQSSRRLEREAQRNIELMWLTSRLMPDFKTIANFRKDNGVGIRNVCRQFVLLCRNLDLFTQQLIAIDGSKFKAVNNRDRNFTKAKVRARLQQIEESIERYLSMLETFDRTEPAEAPAKTVRLQDKITRLKEQMQALKEVEARLPNAPDGQISLTDPDARSMATSGRGTGMVGYNVQTAVDTTHHLIVAHEVTNIGNDRSQLANMSEQAREATGIEKLAVVADRGYFSGEEVLACDQAGITAYVPKPLTSGAKADGRFGKQDFVYMPDRDEYRCPAGHSMTRRFATVEHGLTLHAYATPECRRCLLKAQCTTGPERRIKRWEHEAVIDAMQERLSKAPEQMRSRRQTVEHPFGTLKSWMGATHFLTKTLDRVRTEMSLHVLAYNFKRLLSIMGAELVMKLARA; translated from the coding sequence ATGAAGCGCTTTATCCAAGGCAGTGATCGGGCACAAGGCATCTTGCTTCCTGCACAGTTGGACGACTATGTGACAGATGAGAACCCAGTGAGGGTGATCGACGTCTTTGTCGATGAGCTGGACTTGGCAACGTTGGGATTTAAAGGGGTTACGCCCGCAGATACTGGCCGTCCCGCATACCATCCTGCGGATCTGTTGAAGCTCTACATTTATGGCTACCTGAACCGCATTCAGTCTAGCCGCCGTCTCGAACGCGAAGCCCAGCGCAACATTGAGTTGATGTGGCTGACTAGCCGGCTGATGCCGGACTTCAAGACGATTGCCAACTTCCGCAAGGACAATGGCGTCGGCATCCGCAACGTCTGTCGGCAATTCGTGCTGCTGTGCCGGAATCTCGACCTGTTCACACAACAGCTCATTGCCATTGATGGCAGCAAGTTCAAGGCGGTCAACAATCGCGACCGGAACTTCACCAAGGCCAAGGTGCGGGCACGTCTGCAGCAGATCGAGGAGAGTATCGAGCGCTATCTCAGCATGCTGGAAACGTTCGATCGAACAGAGCCAGCAGAAGCGCCGGCAAAAACGGTCCGACTGCAAGATAAGATCACCCGGCTCAAAGAACAGATGCAAGCACTGAAGGAGGTTGAGGCACGCCTTCCAAATGCACCTGATGGGCAGATCTCCCTGACCGATCCCGATGCCCGCTCGATGGCCACCAGCGGCCGTGGCACGGGAATGGTGGGCTACAACGTGCAGACTGCAGTCGATACCACACATCATCTCATCGTCGCGCATGAAGTCACCAATATCGGCAATGATAGGAGCCAGTTGGCGAACATGTCTGAACAGGCACGAGAAGCGACGGGCATTGAGAAGTTGGCTGTCGTTGCAGACCGCGGGTATTTCAGCGGCGAAGAAGTGCTCGCCTGCGACCAGGCCGGCATCACCGCGTATGTTCCCAAGCCGCTCACGTCCGGCGCCAAGGCCGACGGCCGGTTCGGCAAGCAAGACTTTGTGTACATGCCCGACCGGGACGAGTACCGTTGCCCCGCTGGTCACTCAATGACGCGCCGCTTTGCAACGGTTGAGCATGGGCTTACCTTGCATGCCTATGCCACGCCGGAATGCAGGCGATGTCTGCTCAAGGCTCAGTGCACGACCGGTCCGGAACGTCGTATCAAACGATGGGAACATGAAGCGGTCATTGATGCGATGCAGGAACGGCTCAGCAAGGCGCCTGAGCAAATGCGTTCGCGACGGCAGACTGTGGAGCACCCCTTCGGCACTCTCAAATCATGGATGGGTGCCACGCATTTCCTGACAAAGACGCTTGATCGGGTCCGAACGGAAATGAGCCTGCATGTGCTTGCTTATAACTTCAAGCGGCTCTTGAGCATAATGGGAGCAGAGTTGGTGATGAAACTGGCTAGGGCCTGA